A genomic region of Eucalyptus grandis isolate ANBG69807.140 chromosome 5, ASM1654582v1, whole genome shotgun sequence contains the following coding sequences:
- the LOC104445191 gene encoding uncharacterized protein LOC104445191 — translation METDEGSRHVLPFQLQFDKPLASQVKMAEWNPEKDLLAVVTEDSKVVLHRFNWQRLWTISPGYISSYAAYMYTWRESWRKQRPARESPDEIWALRFSWWGRHGATDKAGKGGSAITRASGYGN, via the exons ATGGAGACCGACGAAGGGTCGCGGCACGTGCTTCCCTTTCAGCTTCAGTTTGACAAGCCGCTGGCTTCTCAG GTGAAGATGGCGGAGTGGAATCCGGAGAAGGATTTGCTAGCGGTGGTCACGGAGGACTCGAAGGTGGTGCTTCATCGCTTCAATTGGCAGAGGCTGTGGACAATCTCTCCTG GATATATCTCAAGCTATGCTGCATACATGTATACATGGAGGGAGAGTTGGAGAAAGCAACGACCGGCGAGAGAGTCTCCGGACGAGATCTGGGCTCTTCGGTTTTCATGGTGGGGAAGGCATGGAGCAACAGATAAAGCAGGAAAGGGCGGCTCGGCAATAACAAGGGCAAGCGGCTATGGCAACTAA
- the LOC104435782 gene encoding anaphase-promoting complex subunit 4-like, producing the protein METDEGSRRVLPFQLQFDKPLASQVKMAEWNSEKDLLAMVTEDSKVGASSLQLAEVVDNLSCKNEFHQIARQFSDIEDLLNVVWTSLSVMHKQWADAMNIFHEKFDLL; encoded by the exons ATGGAGACCGACGAAGGGTCGCGGCGCGTGCTTCCCTTTCAGCTTCAGTTCGACAAACCGCTGGCTTCTCAG GTGAAGATGGCGGAGTGGAATTCGGAGAAGGATTTGCTGGCGATGGTCACGGAGGACTCGAAGGTGGGTGCTTCATCGCTTCAATTGGCAGAGGTTGTGGACAATCTCTCCTG TAAAAatgaatttcatcaaattgcTCGACAGTTTTCTGACATTGAAGATTTACTTAATGTCGTCTGGACATCATTATCGGTCATGCACAAGCAGTGGGCTGATGCCATGAACATATTTCATGAGAAGTTTGATTTGTTATGA